One segment of Ascidiaceihabitans donghaensis DNA contains the following:
- a CDS encoding TRAP transporter large permease, with protein MDVVLLFSMVIGLMLIGVPIAVSLGLSSTLFLLIYSDASLASVANSLFDAMREHYTLLAIPFFILASTFMSTGGVAKRIIRFSIACVGHLPGGLAIAGVFACMLFAALSGSSPATVVAIGTIVIAGMRQVGYTKDFAAGVIANAGTLGILIPPSIVMVVYASAVDVSVGRMFLAGVIPGLMAGFMLMTAIYVVAKLRNLPKGDWLGWGEIRASGLDASWGLFLIVIILGGIYGGIFTPTEAAAVAAVYAFLISVFVYRDMGPLRTKDDDARNLTLMQKPIALVTVFFHRDTRDALFEAGKLTVTLLFIIACALILKHVLTEEQIPQAIAASMLEAGLGPVVFLIIVNVILLIGGQFMEPSGLLVIVAPLVFPIAIELGIDPIHLGIIMVVNMEIGMITPPVGLNLFVTSGVAGMPMMRVVKAALPFTAVLFVFLIMVTYIPAISTWLPNMMMGPEIITK; from the coding sequence ATGGACGTTGTACTTCTTTTCTCGATGGTCATCGGGCTGATGCTGATCGGGGTGCCGATTGCGGTGTCCTTGGGCCTATCTTCGACCCTTTTCCTTTTGATCTATTCCGATGCCTCGCTGGCCTCTGTTGCCAATTCGCTGTTTGACGCAATGCGCGAACACTACACGCTGCTGGCCATTCCGTTTTTCATTCTGGCCTCGACCTTCATGTCGACGGGTGGCGTGGCGAAACGTATTATCCGGTTTTCCATTGCCTGCGTGGGGCATTTGCCCGGTGGTTTGGCGATTGCGGGTGTCTTTGCCTGTATGCTTTTTGCCGCTTTGTCGGGATCGTCCCCCGCCACCGTGGTTGCCATCGGCACGATCGTGATCGCGGGCATGCGGCAGGTGGGCTACACCAAGGATTTTGCCGCTGGCGTCATTGCCAATGCGGGCACATTGGGCATCCTGATCCCGCCCTCTATCGTGATGGTGGTTTATGCCTCTGCGGTGGATGTGTCCGTGGGGCGCATGTTCCTGGCCGGTGTCATTCCGGGTCTGATGGCCGGTTTCATGCTGATGACCGCGATTTATGTGGTGGCCAAGCTGCGCAATCTGCCCAAAGGCGACTGGTTGGGGTGGGGTGAGATCCGTGCCTCTGGTCTGGATGCGTCTTGGGGGTTGTTCCTGATTGTCATCATTCTGGGCGGCATCTACGGCGGTATCTTCACGCCCACGGAAGCGGCGGCTGTGGCGGCAGTCTATGCCTTTCTGATTTCGGTCTTTGTGTACCGCGATATGGGGCCGCTGCGCACGAAAGATGATGACGCGCGCAATCTGACTTTGATGCAAAAACCCATTGCGCTGGTCACGGTGTTCTTCCACCGCGACACCCGCGATGCGCTGTTCGAGGCGGGCAAGTTGACGGTCACGTTGCTGTTCATCATCGCCTGTGCCTTGATCCTGAAGCATGTTCTGACTGAAGAGCAGATCCCACAAGCCATTGCGGCCTCCATGCTTGAAGCCGGTTTGGGTCCTGTGGTGTTCCTGATCATCGTGAACGTGATCTTGCTGATCGGTGGCCAGTTTATGGAGCCATCAGGGCTGTTGGTGATCGTGGCCCCATTGGTCTTTCCTATCGCGATCGAGCTGGGCATTGATCCCATTCATCTGGGCATCATCATGGTGGTCAACATGGAGATCGGCATGATCACCCCGCCTGTTGGTCTGAATCTGTTTGTCACTTCTGGTGTGGCTGGGATGCCGATGATGCGGGTTGTGAAGGCAGCGTTGCCCTTTACGGCCGTGTTGTTCGTGTTCCTGATTATGGTCACGTATATTCCGGCGATTTCCACGTGGTTGCCCAATATGATGATGGGGCCGGAGATCATCACCAAATAG
- the tpiA gene encoding triose-phosphate isomerase has protein sequence MAKKIAAGNWKMNGTSASLSELETLTKSHSTCDCAIVICPPAPLLFRAANLTQDSAINIGAQDCHTDQSGAFTGDVAAHMIADTGASYVIVGHSERREAYAERNRDVRNKAEAARDAGLTAIVCLGESLEDREADNTLDIIGGQLAGSVPNGATADTVVIAYEPIWAIGTGKVPTLDQIIQVHDFIRGELCARFGTETGNQISLLYGGSVKASNAAEIFKAKNVDGALVGGASLQASDFSPIIDALNTA, from the coding sequence ATGGCCAAAAAAATCGCAGCAGGCAATTGGAAGATGAACGGCACCAGTGCCTCCCTTAGTGAATTGGAAACACTGACCAAATCACACAGCACTTGTGACTGCGCGATCGTGATATGCCCCCCTGCCCCCCTGTTGTTTCGTGCAGCAAACCTAACACAAGACAGCGCCATAAACATCGGGGCGCAAGACTGCCACACAGATCAAAGCGGTGCATTTACAGGCGATGTCGCAGCCCACATGATTGCCGACACGGGCGCGTCTTACGTCATCGTAGGGCATTCGGAACGGCGCGAAGCCTACGCAGAACGCAACCGCGATGTGCGCAACAAAGCTGAAGCAGCGCGAGACGCGGGACTGACAGCGATTGTATGTCTGGGCGAAAGCCTCGAAGACCGCGAAGCAGACAACACTCTGGACATCATCGGAGGTCAATTGGCAGGGTCAGTTCCGAACGGGGCAACGGCGGACACTGTGGTGATCGCTTATGAACCTATCTGGGCTATCGGGACGGGCAAGGTCCCCACACTCGACCAGATTATTCAAGTCCATGATTTTATACGCGGCGAATTATGCGCCCGCTTTGGAACAGAAACAGGCAACCAGATATCTCTGCTTTATGGCGGGTCGGTCAAAGCATCAAACGCCGCTGAAATCTTCAAAGCGAAAAACGTCGATGGGGCATTGGTGGGTGGCGCAAGCCTGCAAGCGTCAGACTTCAGTCCAATCATCGACGCCTTGAACACCGCCTAG
- a CDS encoding isopenicillin N synthase family dioxygenase: protein MIPRLDAQLIRAGDRATLAALGEAARGVGFATVYNTALTPSRVEDVIEMYRAFFHLPESAKREIDMARTGANRGWGAPGSEQVDLDANPDYKQFFDSGYELSKDDPLAALSVYAPNQWPEVPAGFREMVQAYYDDARDVAMDVLRGIAAAIDMPRDYFDAAFAKPMVLLRGNYYPERPVWATAKDFGIATHTDYGCLTLLATDGSPGLEVRKRGGGWIAVEAPPGEFVINFGEMMEFWTAGDVKATPHRVVGGMHERISVPLFFNPTHDTNVAPPGSDQVISAGDHLAKRFEETYVHLQKQ, encoded by the coding sequence ATGATCCCAAGACTTGATGCACAGCTTATCCGCGCAGGAGACCGTGCAACACTGGCTGCTTTAGGCGAAGCGGCAAGGGGGGTCGGTTTTGCGACCGTTTATAACACCGCCCTGACGCCGTCCCGTGTTGAAGATGTTATTGAGATGTACCGGGCCTTCTTCCATTTGCCTGAAAGCGCCAAACGTGAAATCGATATGGCACGCACCGGTGCCAATCGTGGTTGGGGTGCGCCTGGATCAGAACAAGTCGATTTGGATGCAAACCCGGATTACAAACAGTTTTTCGACAGCGGATATGAGCTGTCCAAGGACGATCCTTTGGCCGCACTTTCCGTCTATGCGCCCAACCAATGGCCTGAAGTTCCAGCCGGCTTCCGCGAGATGGTTCAGGCCTATTATGATGACGCCCGCGATGTGGCGATGGATGTTTTGCGTGGAATAGCTGCGGCCATCGACATGCCCCGCGATTACTTTGACGCGGCCTTCGCCAAACCTATGGTTTTGTTGCGCGGCAACTACTATCCGGAACGCCCCGTGTGGGCGACGGCCAAGGATTTCGGGATTGCCACGCATACCGATTACGGCTGTTTGACGTTGCTGGCCACCGATGGATCACCGGGACTGGAAGTGCGCAAGCGAGGAGGCGGATGGATCGCTGTCGAAGCGCCTCCGGGAGAATTTGTTATCAACTTTGGCGAAATGATGGAATTCTGGACCGCCGGAGACGTAAAAGCCACGCCGCACCGCGTGGTGGGGGGCATGCACGAGCGTATTTCAGTGCCATTGTTCTTTAATCCGACCCATGACACAAATGTGGCCCCTCCGGGGTCAGATCAGGTTATCTCGGCAGGGGACCATCTGGCAAAACGGTTTGAGGAAACTTATGTGCATCTGCAAAAGCAGTAG
- a CDS encoding TfoX/Sxy family protein, whose translation MAVSDEQIAFVHDLFEGVGPLTTRKMFGGLGIYADGVIFALVMSEGQLRLKGAGDMVKAFDAEGWDRWTYTRKGGAASSMPYWTMPEHLLDDPEDASAWARRALAAL comes from the coding sequence ATGGCCGTGTCCGACGAACAGATCGCTTTTGTTCATGATCTATTTGAAGGTGTCGGCCCTTTAACCACACGGAAAATGTTCGGCGGGCTTGGGATTTATGCAGATGGCGTCATCTTCGCGCTGGTGATGTCGGAGGGCCAATTGCGGCTCAAAGGCGCGGGCGACATGGTCAAAGCCTTCGACGCAGAAGGGTGGGACCGCTGGACCTACACACGCAAAGGCGGCGCGGCCAGCTCTATGCCCTACTGGACGATGCCGGAACATTTGCTGGATGACCCCGAGGACGCCAGCGCATGGGCACGGCGGGCCCTTGCAGCCCTGTGA
- a CDS encoding HesB/IscA family protein — protein sequence MFSIPGKQAVSITPKAASQISKLMETGGHAGLRIGVKKGGCAGMEYTMDYVDDKDPNDEVVEQDGARVLIAPMAQMFLFGTEIDYETSLLESGFKFKNPNVTEACGCGESIKFEGM from the coding sequence ATGTTCTCGATCCCCGGAAAACAAGCCGTGTCCATCACACCAAAAGCAGCGTCCCAGATTTCCAAACTGATGGAAACCGGCGGCCACGCGGGCCTGCGTATCGGCGTCAAAAAAGGCGGTTGCGCGGGCATGGAATACACAATGGACTATGTCGACGACAAAGACCCCAATGACGAAGTGGTTGAACAGGACGGGGCCCGCGTCTTGATTGCGCCCATGGCACAAATGTTCTTGTTCGGCACTGAAATTGATTATGAAACCAGCCTTTTGGAATCCGGGTTCAAGTTCAAAAACCCCAACGTGACCGAAGCCTGTGGATGTGGCGAAAGCATCAAATTCGAAGGCATGTAA
- a CDS encoding SUF system Fe-S cluster assembly protein, protein MDQNNEMLEGAPLIAPSSTDHPLYEAVVEGCRSVYDPEIPVNIYELGLIYTIDIDAENAVKITMSLTAPGCPVAGEMPGWVADAVEPLPGVKHVDVSLVWEPPWGMDMMSDEARLELGFM, encoded by the coding sequence ATGGACCAGAACAACGAGATGCTTGAAGGTGCGCCATTGATTGCGCCCTCTTCTACCGACCACCCGCTTTACGAGGCCGTCGTAGAGGGTTGCCGTTCGGTCTATGATCCGGAAATTCCGGTAAACATCTACGAATTGGGTCTGATCTACACCATCGATATCGACGCCGAGAATGCGGTGAAAATCACCATGTCATTGACGGCGCCCGGATGCCCTGTCGCAGGCGAAATGCCCGGCTGGGTTGCAGACGCCGTAGAGCCATTGCCAGGTGTCAAACACGTTGATGTGTCTTTGGTCTGGGAACCTCCTTGGGGCATGGACATGATGTCTGACGAGGCCCGCCTTGAATTAGGATTCATGTAA